The genomic window ACAAGCGCCGTAGCGACAAAAATGCCATCCCCTCCTGGTTCCGCTTCAATTTGAGAAACTCGACAAAGTGCAGCGCCTCTTGCTGGAGTGGTGGAGGAAGGGTTTCAATCTCCTGTATCAGTTGCTCTGTAAGGGTATTATGACTGCAACTCCTGGCGTAA from Desulfurispira natronophila includes these protein-coding regions:
- a CDS encoding DUF2281 domain-containing protein, whose translation is MQKKVLGSYARSCSHNTLTEQLIQEIETLPPPLQQEALHFVEFLKLKRNQEGMAFLSLRRLSDSRHFKRVMLILTGLKD